The following nucleotide sequence is from bacterium.
CCTCGTAGAACCACCGGTAGTGGAACATCGGCTTGTTGCCCCACTCGTCGCCGTACTCCTCGAGCAGGACGGAGACGAAGGCTGCGACCGGGTCGGCCGGCGTGATCGACGGCTCGGGGACGCGCGCCTCCATCTTCTCGATGATCGGCGTCGAGTCCTGCATCGCGGTGCCGTCGTCGCCGAGCACGAGGGGGATCAGCGGCAGCTTCGCGTGCTGGTCGAACTCGGCCTGGTTCTGGATGGTGCGCGGCGTCCAGACGTGCGGAATGCCCTTGTAGCGGAAGTAGGAGCGGACCTTCACCGAGTAGGGGGAGAGCTCCGAGCCGAAGATGCGATACGAGGTGGTCATCGAGATCCTCCTCAGCCGCGGGCGATGGCGATCGGATCGCCGTCGCCGAAGGCGGTGGGACACGGCTTCGTGAAGTGCTCGTCGGACATGCGCAGGAGCTCCCTCAGCGCTCCTCGTGCAGCAGCGCCGTGAGCATATGGGCGAGCACCCGCCGGGCCTGCGTGCGATCGAGGCCCTGATGCTCGCGCAACCCTTGCCAGGTGGTCCAGCCGCTCGCGACCACCAGCGCCGCGACCAGCGGCCGGCGCGAGGCCGACGGCCGCGCCGCGATCTCGCGCGCGAAGACGCGTTGCACCTCGGCGCCCTTGTCGTTGCGGAAGCTCGCCAGGCGCACGTGCAGCTCGCGCGAGAACGGCTCCATCAGGATCGCCGCGCGGCGCACCGGCGTGATTGCCTCGAGCACCTTCGCACGCTGGCTCGCGAACGCCGCGATGCGCTCGGCGAGCGGGCCGTCGAGCGAGATCGGCCGCACCAGCGGCATGAGACGCACCTTCTGGCGCTCGGCCGCGGTGGCGAAGAGCGTCTCGACGTCCGAGAAGTGCTGGAACACCGAGCGCAGCGAGACGCCCGCCCGCTCGGCGATGCGTGCCGCGCTCGGCCGCAGCTCGCCGGCCTCGAGGAGGTCGAGCAACGCGTCGACGATGGCCCCGCGGGCGCGCTCGCCGCGGGCGAGCCGGCCGTCGACGCGGGACGCGGTAGAGGGGCCGGCCATGGCGCGGCGAAACTTATTGCAGTCGGTGTGCAAAGCACAATACTCGGTTGCCCGTCGCCCGGCCCGGCCATAGAGTCTCGCGCCCGATGCGCCTCGTCACCTGGAACGTGAACGGCATCCGCGCCCGCCTCGAGCGCGTCCGCGCGTGGATCGGCGAGCATGGACCGGACGTCCTCTGCCTCCAGGAGACCAAGATCGCCGACGACGCGTTTCCCCACGACGCGTTCACCGAGCTCGGGTACTACGTCGCGATCCATGGCCAGC
It contains:
- a CDS encoding TetR/AcrR family transcriptional regulator, whose protein sequence is MAGPSTASRVDGRLARGERARGAIVDALLDLLEAGELRPSAARIAERAGVSLRSVFQHFSDVETLFATAAERQKVRLMPLVRPISLDGPLAERIAAFASQRAKVLEAITPVRRAAILMEPFSRELHVRLASFRNDKGAEVQRVFAREIAARPSASRRPLVAALVVASGWTTWQGLREHQGLDRTQARRVLAHMLTALLHEER